GTTTATAAATGAAAATAATAAAGAAGAAACTACTATTATAACTATTGAAAATAAAAAAATTAAGTAGTTTCTTTTTAAATAAAGTTAATTTTAAATTTTACTATTATAACTAAATATATAATATAAAATTAATATATTAAAGATTTAATAACATCATTTTGTTTATTTCTCTTTCAGGAGCTTTTATGAGAAAAATTAATATTGCAATTGATGGCCCTTCAGGAGCTGGTAAATCCACTGTTTCAAATGAATTGGCTAAAAGATTAGGTTATATTTTTGTTAATACTGGCAGTTTTTATCGAACTGTAGCCTATTTTTTATTACAAAATGAAGTTGATATTCTTAATGAAGAAAAAGTAGTGGAATTTTTAGATATTTTAAATTTAAAACACCAAATTACTATTGATGATAAAGAAAACATATATTTGGATAATAAAAATATTACTGCTGCAATTAGAGCAGATTTAATTTCAAAAGCTTCTTCTAAAATAGCAACTTATAAAAAAGTGAGAGAATTTGTTGTTAATACTATTCAATCAATTACTAAAGCTAATAAAGGTTATATAATGGATGGTAGAGATACTACTTTTAGAATTATGCCATTTGCAGAAGTAAAAATTTTTTTAACAGCTTCATCAGAAGAAAGAACAAAGAGAAGAATTAAACAAAATAAAGAATTAGGTTATGAAACTAATTTTGATATTGTTTTAAAAGAAATTAAAGCTAGAGATTATCAAGATACTCATCGTGAAGTAGATCCATTGCACAAAGTTAATGACGCAATAGAAATTGATTGCACTAATATGTCGTTTGAAAATGTAGTTGAAACAATAATTAATATAGTTAAACAAAAGGTTGAAAATGGCGAATAATGTTATAGCAATAATTGGTAAACCAAATGTAGGCAAAAGTACATTATTTAATAGATTAATAGGTAAAAAAGTTTCTATTACTTATGATCGTCCAGGAGTAACTAGGGATAGATTATATGAAAAATTAATTTGAAATGGCAAAGAAATTAGAATCATTGATACTGGTGGTATTGAAATTGAAAATAAACCTTTTCAAGAGCAAATAAGAACCCAAGCAGAAATAGCAATTGAAGAAGCTAATGTAATAATTTTCATGATTGATGGTACTGCTGATGTAACTAATGACGATTTAATGATTGTAAGCAAATTAAGAAAATCAAATAAACCAATCGTTATTGCAGCAAACAAAATGGAAGCACATATGAATGATTTTAATTATTCACTTTATTCATTAGGAATAGAAGATATTTTTCAAATTTCTGCGCAACATGGTAATGGAGTAGGCGATTTATTAGATAAATGCTTAAGTTATTTAGATTTAAGAGAAAATTCTGATGAAAAACTATTCAAATTAGCTATTATAGGACGACCTAATGCTGGCAAAAGTTCATTATTGAATAAATTGAGTAATAATAATCGTTCGATAGTTTCTGAAATAGCAGGTACTACTCGTGATAGTGTTAAAACTAAAGTAAAAATAAGTAATGAATTATTTGAAATAATAGATACGGCTGGAATTACTAAAAAAAGTAAAATAGAAGATGAAGTCGAAAAATATGCTCTAATGCGCGCTATTTCATCTTTGGATGAATCAAATTTATCAATTATACTTATTGATTCAACAAAGGAATTATCTCATTTTGATTCAAGAATAATTGGATATGCTTTAGAAAATAATAAACCAATTATTATTGGCGTTAACAAGTGAGACTTGATAGATAAAAATTCTTATACTATTAATGAATATGAAAAAAATATGAGAAATAAATTTCATTTTGTTCCATGAGTGCCCATTATCTTTTTTTCAGTTAAAACTGGACAACGTTTAGATAAGTTAATTTCCATGATATTAAAAGTAAAGGAAAATTTATCAAGAAATGTTAAAGCCTCTATTTTATCTAATTTTATAAGAGAAACTCAAATTATACAACCTGCACCACCATATAATGGTGGCAGGTTAAATATATATTTTGTTAAACAAATAATTTCTGCTATACCTACTTTTACTTTTTTTGTAAATAACAAAAAATTTTTGCATTTCAG
Above is a window of Mycoplasma sp. 1018B DNA encoding:
- the cmk gene encoding (d)CMP kinase, with the translated sequence MRKINIAIDGPSGAGKSTVSNELAKRLGYIFVNTGSFYRTVAYFLLQNEVDILNEEKVVEFLDILNLKHQITIDDKENIYLDNKNITAAIRADLISKASSKIATYKKVREFVVNTIQSITKANKGYIMDGRDTTFRIMPFAEVKIFLTASSEERTKRRIKQNKELGYETNFDIVLKEIKARDYQDTHREVDPLHKVNDAIEIDCTNMSFENVVETIINIVKQKVENGE
- the der gene encoding ribosome biogenesis GTPase Der; translated protein: MANNVIAIIGKPNVGKSTLFNRLIGKKVSITYDRPGVTRDRLYEKLIWNGKEIRIIDTGGIEIENKPFQEQIRTQAEIAIEEANVIIFMIDGTADVTNDDLMIVSKLRKSNKPIVIAANKMEAHMNDFNYSLYSLGIEDIFQISAQHGNGVGDLLDKCLSYLDLRENSDEKLFKLAIIGRPNAGKSSLLNKLSNNNRSIVSEIAGTTRDSVKTKVKISNELFEIIDTAGITKKSKIEDEVEKYALMRAISSLDESNLSIILIDSTKELSHFDSRIIGYALENNKPIIIGVNKWDLIDKNSYTINEYEKNMRNKFHFVPWVPIIFFSVKTGQRLDKLISMILKVKENLSRNVKASILSNFIRETQIIQPAPPYNGGRLNIYFVKQIISAIPTFTFFVNNKKFLHFSYERHLEKEIRKVLDFTGCPIKLIFKNKNGLE